The Algoriphagus sanaruensis genome window below encodes:
- a CDS encoding TonB-dependent receptor, whose product MKKTVVGLVLYLAGFAAWAQHSLSGKVVDAKSNLPLVGASVWTETASRGTVTDESGQFVLSKLPEGKLEIRISYLGYETERMTLNLPISGELEVKLQSKDFLTEEFIVSATRASSSTPTTFSNVDRSEIAKRNLGQDIPILFNFTPSVVSFSDAGAGVGYTGLRIRGSDQTRINATINGIPLNDAESHGVFWVNMPDFASSVENVQIQRGVGTSTNGAATFGASLNFQTDTHREEAYAELDNGFGSFNTWRHTVKAGTGLLNNRFAVDARLSKITSDGFVDRAFSDMSSWFVSGGYYGEKSVIKLVAFSGKEQTYQSWWGLPEAKLQNDRTWNYYTYDNETDNYQQDHYQLIYTGKVGFNWKTNLALHYTYGRGYYEQFREDDDFGSYGLDPVQIGDHLIESADIIRRRWLDNDFYGFVGSANYVSTDGRLDWIIGGGANRYDGGHFGEIIWARVAGNTNIRDRYYDNNAIKDDRNIYTKATYEIKPGLNLFGDLQLRGINYSFLGVNDDQRIVDGRADYTFFNPKFGFSYEKGKQTWYASYAVANREPTRSDFTDNPITEVPRPERLNNVEAGVRAKAGSFSYNANFYYMGYKDQLILTGQINDVGAYIRENVASSYRAGIEVDGAYQLSNVWTVGGNLTLSQNKIREFTEYIDDYSVEDFRQETFTYSNTDIAFSPNVVGSAIIEYKPSKNLSLNWLSKYVGRQFLDNTANEARSLDAFFTNDLRISYAATPRFFKGLEVNLLINNIFNELYEPNGYTFSYFVPGGNGRELVTENFYYPQAGTNFLLGLRMKF is encoded by the coding sequence ATGAAAAAAACAGTAGTTGGCCTTGTTTTATACTTGGCCGGTTTTGCCGCTTGGGCTCAACATAGTCTCAGTGGAAAAGTAGTGGATGCCAAAAGCAATCTGCCTTTGGTTGGTGCATCTGTTTGGACCGAAACCGCCAGCCGAGGTACGGTCACGGATGAAAGTGGTCAGTTTGTTCTTTCTAAATTGCCAGAAGGCAAGCTCGAAATTCGGATTTCATACCTTGGCTATGAGACAGAGCGAATGACTTTAAATCTTCCTATTTCGGGTGAATTGGAAGTAAAGCTTCAATCTAAGGATTTTCTCACGGAGGAATTTATCGTATCGGCTACCAGAGCTTCATCGAGTACGCCGACAACCTTTTCTAACGTAGATAGATCTGAAATCGCAAAGCGAAATTTGGGTCAGGACATACCCATTTTGTTCAATTTCACTCCATCCGTGGTGAGTTTTTCAGATGCAGGAGCGGGAGTCGGCTATACTGGATTGCGAATTCGAGGCTCAGATCAAACCCGTATCAATGCTACAATCAACGGGATTCCGCTCAATGATGCCGAGTCACACGGTGTCTTTTGGGTGAATATGCCGGATTTTGCCTCTTCAGTAGAAAATGTCCAAATCCAGCGTGGGGTGGGTACTTCCACTAATGGGGCAGCGACCTTTGGCGCAAGTCTCAATTTTCAAACAGACACCCATCGGGAGGAGGCCTATGCCGAATTGGATAACGGATTTGGCTCGTTCAATACTTGGAGACATACCGTCAAAGCCGGAACCGGGCTACTTAATAATCGCTTTGCAGTCGATGCCCGACTTTCTAAAATTACATCGGATGGCTTTGTGGATCGAGCTTTTTCGGATATGAGTAGTTGGTTTGTTTCTGGAGGATATTATGGAGAAAAGAGTGTAATCAAACTTGTGGCTTTCTCAGGAAAGGAGCAAACCTATCAAAGCTGGTGGGGCCTGCCTGAAGCTAAGCTACAAAATGACCGAACTTGGAATTATTACACCTACGATAACGAAACCGATAACTACCAGCAGGATCATTATCAATTGATCTATACTGGAAAAGTCGGTTTTAACTGGAAAACGAATCTCGCCCTTCATTATACCTACGGCCGTGGATACTACGAACAATTCCGGGAAGATGACGACTTTGGAAGTTATGGTTTGGATCCTGTCCAAATCGGAGATCACCTGATTGAAAGCGCTGATATTATCCGTCGCCGTTGGTTGGATAATGATTTCTATGGATTTGTAGGTTCGGCGAATTATGTTTCAACAGATGGTAGACTGGATTGGATCATCGGTGGGGGTGCCAATCGATACGATGGCGGGCACTTTGGTGAGATTATCTGGGCAAGAGTTGCGGGCAATACCAACATCCGTGACCGCTATTATGACAACAATGCCATCAAGGATGATCGGAATATCTACACCAAAGCCACTTACGAAATTAAACCCGGCTTAAATCTTTTCGGCGATTTGCAGCTGAGAGGGATCAATTATTCCTTTCTTGGGGTAAATGACGATCAGCGAATTGTAGACGGTCGAGCGGACTACACCTTTTTCAATCCTAAGTTTGGGTTCTCTTACGAAAAAGGAAAACAAACTTGGTATGCGAGCTACGCTGTGGCAAACCGTGAGCCTACCCGTTCGGATTTTACCGACAATCCAATCACAGAAGTACCCAGACCTGAGCGATTAAACAACGTGGAAGCTGGTGTACGTGCAAAAGCGGGAAGCTTTAGCTATAATGCCAACTTCTACTATATGGGTTATAAAGATCAGTTGATTCTAACTGGGCAAATCAACGATGTGGGCGCCTATATCCGTGAAAACGTAGCGTCTTCCTACCGTGCAGGTATCGAGGTGGATGGAGCGTATCAGCTTTCCAATGTTTGGACCGTGGGAGGAAATCTTACCCTTAGCCAAAACAAAATCCGGGAGTTTACAGAGTATATCGATGACTACAGCGTGGAGGATTTTAGACAAGAAACCTTTACCTATTCCAACACAGACATTGCCTTTTCACCGAATGTGGTGGGCTCGGCAATTATCGAGTACAAGCCTAGCAAAAACTTGTCCCTCAATTGGCTCAGCAAATATGTTGGCCGACAGTTTTTGGATAATACCGCCAATGAGGCTAGATCGCTGGATGCTTTCTTCACCAATGATCTGAGAATCAGCTATGCTGCCACGCCGAGATTCTTCAAAGGATTAGAAGTCAATTTGCTGATTAACAATATCTTCAATGAGCTTTATGAGCCAAATGGATATACGTTCAGCTATTTTGTGCCAGGTGGAAATGGTCGTGAATTGGTGACAGAGAACTTCTACTATCCTCAGGCGGGGACTAACTTCTTGCTGGGATTACGAATGAAGTTTTAA
- a CDS encoding secondary thiamine-phosphate synthase enzyme YjbQ translates to MSALFYQKQLRLPSYPQGYHLITEQIMKAIPEIWEIRIGFLQVFIQHTSAGLCINENADPTVRKDFQTFVNELIPENYPRFVHNYEGDDDMPAHIKSAFFGTSVQIPISGGKLALGIWQGVYLCEFRYQGGPRNLVLTAYGTK, encoded by the coding sequence ATGAGTGCTCTTTTTTATCAAAAACAACTTCGCCTTCCAAGTTATCCACAGGGATACCATTTGATAACCGAACAGATCATGAAGGCGATTCCAGAAATCTGGGAAATCCGAATTGGATTTTTGCAGGTGTTTATTCAGCATACTTCTGCAGGACTTTGCATCAATGAGAATGCCGACCCTACAGTCAGGAAAGATTTCCAAACCTTCGTAAATGAATTAATTCCAGAGAATTATCCTCGATTTGTACATAATTATGAAGGAGATGATGATATGCCGGCCCACATCAAAAGTGCCTTTTTTGGGACTAGTGTTCAGATTCCCATTTCCGGAGGAAAACTCGCTTTGGGAATTTGGCAGGGGGTCTACCTTTGTGAATTCCGTTATCAAGGAGGCCCAAGAAATCTAGTGCTAACGGCCTATGGCACCAAATAG
- a CDS encoding DASH family cryptochrome, with translation MKFNRILVWFRNDLRIRDNETLSRAIQSGIQVIPVYCFDPRMYANTSLGFPKTGAIRAKFILESITDLRTSLQKIGGDIIILQGKPEVEIPRLAEQVMADAIFFSKEITSEERSVDKSLEKTAFSMGIACESFWQSTLYHLDDFPFPIKQTPEVFTQFRKEVEKQSKIRATFSEIKEIKFPQSELKSLLGEVPKLSHLGLEEPKSDVQSWLEMKGGESSALGRLRSYFWEKDLLKVYKETRNGMIGMDYSSKFSPWLALGCISPRTIYEEVKKYERERKKNDSTYWLIFELIWRDYFRFIAKKHGDKIFDIEGIKHQKDSWRRDKAQFERWVEGMTGVPFVDANMRELKETGFMSNRGRQNVASFLVNDLGIDWTWGATYFESQLIDYDVCSNWGNWMYVGGVGNDPRENRYFNILRQANNYDKKGEFVRLWIPELEEIKGFDIHQPWELSTSQLRALKIQLGHTYPQPIIKIPKLEKSY, from the coding sequence ATGAAATTCAATCGGATACTGGTTTGGTTTAGAAATGATTTGAGAATTCGGGATAATGAAACCTTGTCCCGGGCAATTCAATCAGGCATTCAAGTCATTCCTGTGTATTGCTTTGATCCGAGAATGTATGCAAATACATCCCTAGGATTTCCAAAAACTGGAGCTATTCGAGCGAAATTCATTTTGGAAAGTATTACAGACCTAAGGACATCCCTCCAAAAGATTGGAGGAGATATAATAATTCTTCAAGGAAAACCAGAAGTAGAAATTCCTCGCTTGGCAGAACAAGTAATGGCCGATGCGATATTCTTTTCAAAAGAAATAACTTCTGAAGAAAGAAGTGTGGATAAGTCTTTGGAAAAAACAGCCTTCTCAATGGGGATAGCCTGCGAAAGCTTTTGGCAAAGCACGCTTTATCATTTGGATGACTTTCCATTTCCAATCAAGCAGACACCTGAGGTATTTACTCAATTTCGAAAAGAAGTTGAAAAACAATCGAAAATCCGAGCAACATTCTCTGAAATAAAAGAAATCAAATTCCCTCAATCCGAACTTAAAAGTTTATTAGGGGAAGTACCAAAATTAAGTCATTTAGGACTGGAGGAACCCAAGTCAGATGTCCAATCGTGGTTGGAGATGAAGGGTGGAGAGTCATCTGCACTAGGGCGACTCAGGTCTTATTTTTGGGAAAAAGACCTACTCAAAGTCTATAAGGAAACTCGGAATGGAATGATCGGAATGGATTACAGTTCCAAATTTTCACCGTGGTTGGCTTTGGGTTGTATTTCGCCTCGGACGATCTATGAAGAAGTAAAAAAATACGAACGAGAGCGAAAGAAAAACGACAGCACATATTGGCTCATTTTTGAACTGATATGGAGAGATTATTTCCGGTTTATTGCCAAAAAACATGGAGATAAAATCTTTGATATTGAAGGCATCAAACATCAAAAGGACTCCTGGAGAAGAGATAAGGCTCAATTTGAGCGCTGGGTAGAGGGGATGACGGGAGTTCCTTTTGTGGATGCCAACATGAGAGAATTGAAAGAAACTGGATTTATGTCCAATAGAGGACGTCAAAATGTGGCCAGTTTCCTTGTCAATGATCTTGGAATTGACTGGACTTGGGGAGCCACCTACTTTGAAAGTCAGCTGATCGATTACGATGTCTGCTCCAATTGGGGCAACTGGATGTATGTGGGTGGAGTAGGCAATGACCCAAGAGAAAACCGCTATTTCAACATACTCAGACAAGCAAATAATTATGACAAAAAAGGAGAATTTGTCAGATTATGGATTCCTGAATTAGAAGAGATTAAAGGGTTTGATATTCATCAACCTTGGGAGTTATCCACATCTCAATTGAGAGCTCTGAAAATCCAACTTGGCCATACTTATCCACAGCCCATAATCAAAATCCCAAAACTCGAAAAATCCTATTAA
- a CDS encoding family 78 glycoside hydrolase catalytic domain → MTHRFLMLGLIATLFSCQAPLTPTQVLFEDVKSQEGLIGKSDYLKSPFVTGGDRIYLIGNQDGSFSDLGWHVQGEMGGIWLHPIKLMDGFTSSIKVENQTYCLDKASSFTNFPFSNLHQFEFSSIGIEVERLQFVPDGKEGLTILFRVQNVDKSAKTVQFQFNAFVDLLPVWLGERTGMQDQQDLISFDEMTNTFSAKDQGNPWVTVWGTAEGITLFPENGFDCNYSPKGNGAAAGFSLEINLPGETEQIIPVFIAGSSESELKAMETLVDLRKNLDTDWYAKKKRYESLANLSEIQIPDSDLQNAFQWIKYNTDWLVRDVPGIGRGFGAGLQDYPWFFGVDSEYTIQGLIATGRKDLVYSTLELIHNLSEKENGNGRIIHEVSTNGAVFNPGNINETPQWTSTIWEVYRWTGDKELLEKYFPSIEKGLDWLLRENDKDGNLLADGYGMMEIHGLKSEMIDVAAYSQKAFADASKMAEILGKTELSKSYQQTADALADKINSDFWVEEFGSYADFIGTVEEALHLIDDAIIRADTLKKPWAVEELKATKAKLSTLPKDQKQGFVLFHNWVVNTPMETGVADPEKAKIALATAKKYTNPFGTFVTGIDRDEQAENEDGSFAGSKSFSYTGAVMTLPTGVSAIGEGRYGNPDGALDYLKRMTRSFGFALPGSMYEVSPDYGMFTQAWNMYSFGVPIVMQFFGIQPDAGNKVIYIRPQMPTAWEEASIQKVIVGDNEIKLSYVDKSGVRAIEVEQTQSKWGISIEIPEEFSKVKVLGKEVSSDTKDGYRRILITGKKVRVEASK, encoded by the coding sequence ATGACCCACAGATTTTTAATGCTTGGTTTGATTGCAACCTTGTTTTCATGCCAAGCGCCGCTTACTCCTACTCAGGTTTTGTTTGAAGATGTTAAGTCCCAAGAGGGATTGATCGGGAAATCTGATTATTTGAAATCTCCTTTTGTTACCGGAGGAGATCGGATCTATTTGATCGGAAATCAAGATGGGAGTTTTTCAGACTTGGGATGGCATGTACAGGGGGAAATGGGAGGAATTTGGCTACATCCTATCAAATTGATGGATGGTTTTACAAGTTCGATCAAAGTTGAAAACCAAACGTATTGTCTAGACAAGGCTTCTTCTTTCACCAACTTTCCATTTTCTAACCTTCATCAATTTGAATTTTCGTCTATCGGAATCGAAGTAGAACGACTCCAATTCGTGCCGGATGGAAAAGAAGGATTAACTATTCTTTTTCGCGTTCAAAATGTGGATAAGTCAGCAAAAACAGTCCAATTTCAATTCAATGCTTTTGTAGACCTTTTGCCAGTTTGGTTGGGAGAGCGAACTGGAATGCAGGATCAACAAGACCTTATTTCCTTTGATGAAATGACTAACACCTTTTCAGCCAAAGATCAAGGGAATCCTTGGGTTACGGTGTGGGGTACTGCAGAGGGTATTACTCTTTTCCCTGAAAATGGATTTGACTGTAATTATTCTCCCAAAGGAAATGGCGCTGCTGCGGGATTTTCTTTAGAAATAAATTTACCTGGCGAGACAGAGCAAATTATCCCAGTTTTTATTGCAGGATCCTCGGAAAGTGAATTGAAAGCCATGGAGACCTTGGTCGATTTGCGAAAGAATTTGGATACGGATTGGTATGCAAAAAAGAAGCGATATGAATCTTTAGCGAACTTATCCGAAATACAAATACCTGATTCGGATCTTCAAAATGCTTTCCAATGGATCAAATACAATACAGATTGGCTAGTACGGGATGTACCAGGAATCGGTAGGGGATTCGGGGCGGGACTTCAGGACTATCCTTGGTTTTTTGGAGTCGATAGTGAATATACGATCCAGGGTTTAATTGCGACGGGGAGAAAAGACTTGGTTTATTCTACCCTTGAACTTATCCACAACCTTTCTGAAAAAGAAAATGGAAACGGCAGAATCATCCATGAAGTGAGCACCAATGGGGCAGTATTCAATCCTGGGAATATCAACGAGACACCACAATGGACTTCTACGATTTGGGAAGTGTACCGTTGGACAGGAGATAAGGAGCTTTTGGAGAAGTATTTTCCATCTATTGAAAAAGGTTTGGACTGGCTTCTTCGGGAAAATGACAAGGATGGCAATCTCCTCGCTGACGGTTATGGCATGATGGAAATCCATGGACTGAAATCTGAGATGATTGATGTCGCTGCCTATTCCCAAAAGGCCTTTGCAGATGCGTCGAAAATGGCCGAAATCTTAGGAAAAACCGAACTTTCAAAAAGTTATCAACAGACAGCTGATGCTTTGGCGGATAAGATTAATTCAGACTTTTGGGTAGAGGAGTTTGGAAGTTATGCTGATTTTATTGGCACAGTTGAGGAAGCATTACATCTGATTGACGATGCCATCATCCGTGCAGATACCCTGAAAAAACCTTGGGCAGTTGAAGAGCTGAAAGCTACCAAGGCTAAGTTATCTACCTTACCCAAGGATCAGAAACAGGGATTTGTACTTTTTCACAATTGGGTGGTCAACACCCCAATGGAAACAGGAGTTGCTGATCCCGAAAAGGCTAAAATCGCTTTGGCTACCGCTAAAAAATACACTAATCCTTTTGGCACTTTTGTAACAGGAATTGATCGTGACGAACAGGCGGAAAATGAAGATGGGTCTTTTGCAGGAAGCAAAAGCTTTTCCTACACGGGTGCGGTGATGACATTACCAACCGGTGTTTCGGCTATCGGGGAAGGAAGATATGGAAATCCAGATGGGGCATTGGACTACTTGAAGCGGATGACCCGAAGTTTTGGCTTTGCTTTGCCAGGCTCTATGTATGAAGTATCTCCGGATTACGGCATGTTTACGCAGGCTTGGAATATGTACAGTTTCGGTGTGCCGATCGTGATGCAGTTTTTCGGAATTCAACCTGATGCAGGAAATAAGGTGATTTACATAAGGCCTCAGATGCCAACAGCCTGGGAGGAAGCTTCCATCCAGAAAGTCATTGTGGGGGACAATGAAATCAAACTTTCCTATGTGGATAAGTCTGGCGTTCGAGCCATTGAAGTGGAGCAAACCCAGTCCAAATGGGGGATTTCGATTGAGATTCCTGAAGAATTTTCCAAAGTGAAAGTCCTTGGAAAGGAAGTCAGTTCGGATACAAAAGATGGGTATCGTAGAATATTGATAACAGGGAAAAAAGTGAGAGTGGAGGCGAGTAAATGA
- a CDS encoding fumarylacetoacetate hydrolase family protein, translated as MRLYKLTSATLLETDSDIFLGPELDWDQLLGREHLPKLLRAEAAHWEKISEGEAEQLKSEGLLAPMGNQEIWAAGVTYYRSRTARMEESKDAGGADFYDKVYVADRPELFFKATASRVSNPGETVNIRKDSTWDVPEPELTLLISPSGKVQGFTVGNDMSSRSIEGENPLYLPQAKVYQGCASVGPCILIQEEMLDDSTQIQLEILRNGKTEASGETTLAQMKRKPQELADWLFRANTFPIGCLMMTGTGIVPDNFTLQKGDLVKITIDGIGTLENKVGLI; from the coding sequence ATGCGCCTTTACAAACTAACCTCAGCAACTCTTTTGGAAACCGATTCTGATATTTTTCTTGGTCCAGAACTTGACTGGGATCAACTACTCGGTAGGGAACATTTACCGAAGTTGCTTAGGGCGGAGGCTGCACATTGGGAGAAAATTTCTGAAGGGGAAGCAGAACAGCTCAAGTCTGAAGGGCTTTTGGCACCGATGGGCAACCAGGAAATCTGGGCAGCGGGAGTGACCTACTACCGTAGCCGAACTGCACGTATGGAGGAATCCAAAGATGCCGGTGGGGCGGATTTTTATGACAAAGTTTATGTAGCCGACCGACCAGAATTGTTTTTCAAAGCTACTGCCAGTCGTGTATCCAATCCCGGCGAAACCGTCAATATCCGCAAAGATTCCACTTGGGATGTGCCCGAGCCGGAATTGACGCTGTTGATTTCTCCATCAGGAAAAGTGCAGGGCTTTACAGTTGGAAATGACATGAGTAGCCGAAGCATCGAGGGAGAAAACCCGCTCTATCTGCCACAGGCAAAAGTCTATCAGGGATGTGCTTCAGTCGGACCTTGCATTTTGATTCAGGAAGAAATGCTGGATGATTCCACCCAAATCCAATTGGAAATCCTTCGCAATGGAAAAACCGAGGCTTCAGGGGAGACGACTTTGGCACAAATGAAACGCAAACCGCAGGAACTTGCCGATTGGCTTTTCCGGGCAAATACCTTTCCGATCGGTTGCCTGATGATGACAGGTACGGGTATTGTACCTGATAATTTTACTTTGCAGAAAGGAGATTTGGTGAAAATCACGATTGACGGTATCGGGACTTTGGAAAATAAAGTCGGATTAATTTGA
- a CDS encoding TfoX/Sxy family protein: MAFDSYQLERITQVLKARKVPFLAKSMMGGQVVIVDDKMLLGLDQDKNTKENRLMARIGEEAFSEAIKKPGCRLMDFTGRPMKGFVYVYPEGFDLDTDLEHWIDLALAFNPKAKKSKK; encoded by the coding sequence ATGGCTTTCGACTCCTATCAATTGGAAAGAATAACCCAGGTTTTAAAAGCGAGGAAAGTTCCATTTTTGGCCAAATCAATGATGGGAGGACAAGTAGTGATTGTGGACGACAAAATGTTGCTTGGCTTAGATCAAGATAAAAACACCAAAGAAAATCGACTGATGGCAAGAATCGGAGAAGAGGCTTTCTCAGAAGCGATTAAAAAACCAGGATGTAGACTTATGGATTTTACAGGGCGCCCCATGAAGGGTTTTGTGTATGTTTATCCAGAGGGATTTGACCTAGATACCGATTTAGAGCATTGGATTGATTTAGCTTTAGCCTTTAATCCTAAGGCCAAAAAAAGTAAAAAATGA
- a CDS encoding carbohydrate binding family 9 domain-containing protein has protein sequence MKFTQYLLTFCLSLIIVWTANGQSTSSTENAFAFKLSEPISLDGILDEEIWKNQEGWNGNFRQYFPSDTSTSQINTRVKVAFDDNNLYLAAVMENNGPRKYVSTSLRRDFRGEQNDAIVFVFDTFNDKTNAFSFGVNPYGVQREGLIANGGNRSEDFSLAWDNKWYSQAKIFENHWQVEIVIPLSTLRFNEGAQNWNVNFYRIDSHYGERSTWSPIPRNFPVISTAFLRKLIFEEPLRKSTANISLIPYVAGRTNTNFLENTSESLTPAIGGDAKIGIGPALNLDLTFNPDFSQVEVDQQVTNLDRFEIFFPERRQFFLENADLFESFGQPRSRPFFSRRIGVDIDSATGQNVQSKIIYGARLSGKLNENWRIGVMNMQTATDESAGIAGKNFSVFAVQKKVFARSNVGLIYVNRESLALDEFQQLFDPQAYNRLLGVDYNLNSANGKFTGKVFYHRTFETEDVAKPYSFNAYMLFTDIHWNWTISVQDVGKSFNPAVGFVPRVDFKRFNPDLSYLFYPKSKLINRHGPKIEFEGYWNETLGTTDRDINLGYIVRFNSFAQLEIAQKNRFIYLFSDFDPTRTGGETLKAGTEYQFRNVTVDYRSNPRNMFNLQLLGEFGQYFTGNIQRITTQTGIRLGYLANISMNFNYARIRMPKPQNDADLVLVGPRIDLTFTKNLFWTTFIQYNNQIDNLNINTRLQWRYAPVSDFFLVYTDNYFPGDFMPKQRSLVFKLNYWLNL, from the coding sequence ATGAAATTCACCCAGTACCTGCTTACCTTTTGTCTCAGTTTAATTATTGTTTGGACAGCAAATGGACAATCCACGTCCTCAACCGAGAATGCCTTTGCCTTTAAATTAAGTGAGCCTATTTCCCTAGACGGGATTCTAGATGAGGAAATCTGGAAAAATCAGGAAGGATGGAACGGCAATTTTCGTCAATATTTTCCCTCCGACACCTCAACTTCCCAAATCAACACTCGGGTAAAAGTTGCCTTCGATGACAACAATTTGTACCTGGCCGCAGTCATGGAAAACAATGGCCCGAGAAAATATGTCTCCACTTCCTTGAGACGGGATTTTCGCGGGGAGCAAAACGACGCCATTGTATTTGTTTTTGATACCTTCAACGACAAAACCAATGCATTTTCATTTGGCGTAAACCCTTATGGTGTACAACGCGAAGGCTTGATTGCCAATGGTGGAAATAGATCAGAAGACTTTAGCTTGGCTTGGGATAATAAGTGGTATTCTCAGGCAAAAATTTTTGAAAATCACTGGCAAGTAGAAATTGTGATCCCACTTTCCACACTTCGATTTAATGAAGGTGCGCAAAATTGGAATGTGAATTTTTACCGAATAGATAGCCACTATGGCGAACGAAGTACTTGGTCTCCCATTCCTAGAAACTTCCCGGTAATTTCAACGGCATTTCTTAGAAAACTAATTTTTGAAGAGCCATTGCGAAAAAGTACCGCGAATATTTCCTTGATTCCTTATGTAGCGGGTAGGACCAATACCAATTTTTTGGAAAACACCAGTGAGTCATTGACGCCAGCGATTGGCGGGGACGCCAAAATTGGGATAGGCCCAGCACTTAATCTTGACCTTACCTTTAACCCGGATTTTTCTCAAGTGGAAGTGGATCAGCAAGTCACCAACTTGGATCGATTTGAGATCTTCTTTCCAGAACGAAGACAGTTTTTCTTGGAAAATGCCGACTTATTTGAAAGTTTCGGACAGCCAAGGTCAAGACCTTTCTTTTCCCGAAGAATAGGAGTTGATATAGATTCTGCCACAGGGCAAAATGTCCAAAGCAAAATCATCTATGGGGCACGATTAAGTGGAAAGCTCAATGAAAATTGGCGTATCGGAGTGATGAACATGCAAACTGCCACCGATGAGTCTGCAGGAATTGCAGGAAAAAACTTCTCGGTATTTGCGGTTCAGAAAAAGGTATTTGCTCGCTCCAATGTTGGCCTGATCTACGTTAATCGGGAAAGTCTAGCTCTTGACGAATTTCAGCAGCTTTTTGATCCTCAAGCCTACAACAGACTTTTGGGTGTAGATTATAACTTGAATTCCGCCAATGGAAAATTTACAGGAAAGGTATTCTACCACCGGACTTTTGAAACGGAAGATGTGGCCAAACCGTATTCTTTCAATGCTTATATGCTCTTTACCGACATCCATTGGAACTGGACGATCAGTGTTCAGGACGTCGGAAAATCGTTTAATCCTGCAGTAGGATTTGTACCAAGAGTTGATTTTAAGCGATTCAATCCAGATTTGAGCTACCTATTTTATCCCAAATCCAAGTTGATCAATCGACATGGACCAAAGATCGAATTTGAAGGATACTGGAACGAAACCTTAGGCACCACAGACCGAGATATTAACCTTGGGTACATTGTGCGATTTAATTCCTTTGCTCAGTTGGAAATCGCACAAAAGAACCGATTCATTTACTTGTTTAGCGACTTTGACCCAACCCGTACAGGTGGAGAGACATTAAAAGCTGGAACGGAATACCAATTTAGAAACGTCACAGTCGATTATAGAAGCAATCCACGAAATATGTTCAATCTCCAACTATTAGGAGAATTTGGACAATATTTCACCGGTAATATTCAGCGAATTACCACACAAACAGGCATCCGATTAGGGTATTTGGCAAATATTTCAATGAATTTCAACTATGCCCGAATCCGAATGCCTAAACCTCAAAACGATGCGGATTTGGTATTGGTGGGACCAAGAATCGACTTGACCTTTACTAAAAATCTCTTCTGGACGACCTTTATCCAGTACAACAATCAGATCGACAACTTGAATATCAACACGCGACTGCAATGGAGATATGCACCTGTTTCGGATTTCTTCCTAGTGTATACCGACAACTACTTCCCAGGAGACTTTATGCCTAAGCAGCGTTCGCTGGTATTCAAGCTGAATTATTGGTTGAATTTGTAA